In Paenibacillus sp. G2S3, a single window of DNA contains:
- a CDS encoding small acid-soluble spore protein P produces the protein MSKPKSIPVPGAEPTGGERRKDHNPSGQEPLSGSKKVKQANHVDHHNPQG, from the coding sequence ATGTCAAAGCCTAAAAGTATACCTGTTCCTGGGGCAGAACCCACAGGAGGTGAGCGCAGAAAGGATCATAATCCTTCAGGACAAGAGCCGCTTTCTGGCTCTAAAAAGGTGAAACAAGCCAATCATGTAGACCATCATAATCCGCAAGGATAA
- the serS gene encoding serine--tRNA ligase, with protein sequence MLDVKVLRSDYARVEQALEKRGKSLDLIADFPQLDLRRRELLQETEGLKNRRNTVSGEVAKKKKNGEAADDLIAEMRTVSDRIKELDDEVRELEVQIAELTMSIPNIPHDSVPVGKSEDDNVELRRWSEPKEFGFTPKSHWELAQQLDIIDFEAAAKVTGSRFVFYKGLGARLERALINFMMDLHSGEHNYEEMLPPYIVNKDSLYGTGQLPKFEEDLFKLRDTEYYLIPTAEVPVTNYYREEILTAADLPKYHVAYSSCFRSEAGSAGRDTRGLIRQHQFNKVELVKLTTPESSYEELEKMTADAERVLQLLGLPYRVLGLCTADMGFTSAKTYDLEVWLPESGMYREISSCSNTEDFQARRANIRFRKDPKSKPEFVHTLNGSALAVGRTVAAILENYQQEDGSVLIPECLQPYMRNVKSIQPKTI encoded by the coding sequence GTGTTAGACGTAAAAGTATTACGCAGTGATTATGCTCGAGTTGAACAAGCCTTAGAGAAACGGGGTAAATCACTGGATTTGATTGCTGATTTTCCACAACTTGATCTACGCAGACGTGAATTACTGCAAGAAACAGAAGGTCTTAAGAACCGTCGCAATACGGTATCGGGTGAAGTAGCGAAGAAGAAAAAGAATGGTGAGGCAGCAGATGACCTAATTGCAGAAATGCGTACGGTATCTGACCGAATTAAAGAGCTTGATGACGAAGTACGTGAACTGGAAGTTCAGATTGCTGAACTTACCATGAGTATTCCGAATATTCCTCATGATTCAGTTCCAGTAGGTAAGTCCGAGGATGATAACGTTGAATTGCGTCGCTGGTCAGAGCCCAAAGAGTTCGGATTTACTCCGAAATCACACTGGGAGCTTGCGCAGCAGCTCGATATCATTGATTTTGAAGCTGCAGCGAAGGTTACTGGATCTCGGTTTGTTTTCTATAAAGGACTGGGAGCACGTTTAGAGCGGGCGCTTATTAACTTTATGATGGATCTCCACAGCGGTGAGCATAACTACGAAGAAATGCTGCCACCTTACATTGTCAACAAAGACAGCTTATACGGAACAGGACAGCTTCCTAAGTTTGAAGAAGATCTATTTAAGCTACGTGATACCGAGTACTATTTGATTCCTACAGCGGAAGTACCGGTAACCAACTACTATCGCGAAGAGATTTTGACAGCAGCAGATCTACCTAAGTATCATGTAGCATACAGCTCTTGTTTCCGTTCTGAGGCGGGTTCAGCTGGCCGTGATACTCGCGGTTTGATTCGTCAGCATCAATTCAACAAGGTAGAGCTGGTGAAGCTTACTACACCTGAATCCTCTTATGAGGAGTTAGAAAAAATGACAGCAGATGCTGAACGTGTGCTGCAGCTTCTGGGATTGCCATATCGCGTACTTGGACTATGTACTGCGGATATGGGCTTTACATCGGCTAAGACGTACGATTTGGAAGTGTGGCTGCCTGAGAGTGGAATGTACCGTGAAATCTCTTCTTGCTCAAATACAGAGGACTTCCAAGCGCGTCGGGCAAATATTCGTTTCCGTAAAGATCCGAAATCCAAGCCTGAATTTGTTCATACGCTGAACGGATCTGCTTTAGCTGTTGGACGTACTGTTGCAGCAATTCTTGAGAATTATCAGCAAGAGGATGGTAGTGTTCTGATTCCGGAATGTCTACAACCGTATATGCGCAATGTAAAATCGATCCAACCTAAAACTATTTAA